Proteins found in one Hevea brasiliensis isolate MT/VB/25A 57/8 chromosome 18, ASM3005281v1, whole genome shotgun sequence genomic segment:
- the LOC110656279 gene encoding phosphoribulokinase, chloroplastic yields MAICTVYTSQSLNSTCSIYTPGKTHLGFNQKHLVFYSSSKKTIRRAATGVITCSVDDSRTVVIGLAADSGCGKSTFMRRLTSVFGGAAEPPKGGNPDSNTLISDTTTVICLDDYHSLDRTGRKEKGVTALDPRANNFDLMYEQVKALKDGKAVEKPIYNHVTGLLDPPELIKPPKILVIEGLHPMFDERVRDLLDFSIYLDISNEVKFAWKIQRDMAERGHSLESIKASIEARKPDFDAYIDPQKQYADAVVEVLPTQLIPDDNEGKVLRVKLIMKEGVNYFSPVYLFDEGSTISWIPCGRKLTCSYPGIKFFYCPETYFGHEVSVLEMDGQFDRLDELIYVESHLSNISTKFYGEITQQMLKHADFPGSNNGTGLFQTIIGLKIRDLYEQIFASKAKTPVEAKA; encoded by the exons TTGTGTTCTATAGCAGTAGCAAGAAAACCattaggagagctgccactggtGTAATAACCTGCTCAGTAGATGACTCACGGACTGTTGTGATTGGTCTAGCGGCAGACTCTGGATGTGGTAAGAGTACCTTCATGAGGAGACTAACTAGTGTGTTTGGTGGTGCTGCAGAGCCACCTAAAGGAGGCAATCCTGATTCAAACACACTGATAAGTGACACAACTACTGTGATATGTTTAGATGATTATCACTCACTGGATAGGACTGGAAGGAAGGAAAAAGGGGTGACAGCACTTGACCCAAGAGCCAACAATTTTGATCTCATGTATGAGCAAGTTAAAGCTCTTAAAGATGGGAAAGCTGTTGAGAAACCTATTTACAATCATGTCACTGGTCTCCTGGATCCTCCTGAGCTCATCAAGCCTCCTAAGATTCTTGTTATTGAAGGTCTTCACCCAAT GTTTGATGAACGTGTGAGGGACCTCTTAGACTTCAGCATCTATTTGGACATAAGCAATGAGGTTAAATTTGCTTGGAAAATTCAG AGGGACATGGCAGAGCGAGGACATAGTCTTGAAAGCATTAAAGCCAGTATTGAAGCACGCAAGCCTGACTTTGATGCTTATATTG ATCCGCAAAAGCAATATGCTGATGCTGTGGTTGAAGTGCTGCCAACCCAGCTGATTCCAGACGACAATGAGGGGAAAGTTTTAAGAGTTAAGCTGATAATGAAAGAAGGGGTCAATTATTTCAGCCCTGTTTACTTGTTTGATGAAGGCTCAACCATTTCATGGATACCCTGTGGTAGGAAGCTCACCTGCTCTTACCCTGGCATCAAATTCTTCTATTGCcctgaaacttattttggccatgag GTGTCAGTATTGGAGATGGATGGGCAATTCGACAGATTAGATGAGCTCATTTATGTGGAAAGCCATCTTAGCAACATATCCACCAAGTTCTATGGAGAAATCACCCAACAAATGTTGAAGCATGCAGATTTCCCTGGAAGTAACAATGGAACAGGTCTCTTCCAAACCATTATAGGATTGAAAATAAGAGATCTCTACGAGCAAATCTTTGCCAGCAAGGCAAAGACTCCTGTAGAAGCAAAAGCCTAA
- the LOC110656288 gene encoding protein BASIC PENTACYSTEINE7 isoform X1 — MRFLVCKSVRNLIFYKQCSNVRAVLIHLAVKYMMGTYSNRSHITPETSTGASVPHFSWFYSRSFYSAPKTSSIHSQGTQIDSQPGLPVAPICSVAPTTEPAKNNNSGTKPAKARKQKPSLKGSNQISSKTLKPKQPKKTSSKKNGHSMPEAIREKRNLNVDIDRMNYDLSGVPSPFCSCTGMPRVCYKWGAGGWQSSCCTISISEYPLPMSSTRPGARMAGRKMSNGAYVKLLLKLAAEGHDLSHPVDLKEHWARHGTNKFVIIK; from the exons ATGAGATTTTTGGTATGCAAGAG TGTTAGGAATTTGATTTTCTACAAGCAGTGTTCTAATGTACGTGCAGTGCTTATACATCTAGCAGTAAAGTACATGATGGGTACATACTCCAATAGAAGCCATATCACACCAGAAACTAGCACAGGGGCATCTGTTCCACATTTTTCCTGGTTTTATTCTAGAAGTTTTTACTCTGCACCAAAAACCAGCTCAATTCATTCTCAAGGAACTCAAATTGATTCACAACCAGGTCTACCTGTTGCTCCTATTTGTTCTGTTGCTCCTACAACTGAACCAGCAAAGAATAATAACTCAGGAACTAAACCTGCAAAGGCTAGGAAACAGAAGCCTTCTTTAAAGGGTTCTAACCAAATTTCATCCAAAACTTTGAAGCCAAAACAACCCAAAAAGACTTCTTCTAAAAAGAACGGACATAGCATGCCTGAAGCAATACGTGAAAAAAGGAATCTCAATGTTGATATCGATAGAATGAACTATGATTTATCTGGGGTGCCATCTCCATTTTGCTCCTGCACAGGCATGCCTCGAGTTTGCTACAAATGGGGTGCTGGTGGATGGCAGTCCTCATGTTGCACTATTAGTATATCTGAATATCCTCTCCCCATGAGTTCCACAAGGCCTGGGGCTCGCATGGCTGGGAGGAAAATGAGTAATGGAGCATATGTGAAACTTCTGCTGAAACTGGCAGCTGAAGGTCATGATCTTTCCCATCCAGTTGACTTGAAGGAACATTGGGCTAGACATGGTACTAACAAGTTTGTTATAATCAAGTAG
- the LOC110656288 gene encoding protein BASIC PENTACYSTEINE7 isoform X2: MMGTYSNRSHITPETSTGASVPHFSWFYSRSFYSAPKTSSIHSQGTQIDSQPGLPVAPICSVAPTTEPAKNNNSGTKPAKARKQKPSLKGSNQISSKTLKPKQPKKTSSKKNGHSMPEAIREKRNLNVDIDRMNYDLSGVPSPFCSCTGMPRVCYKWGAGGWQSSCCTISISEYPLPMSSTRPGARMAGRKMSNGAYVKLLLKLAAEGHDLSHPVDLKEHWARHGTNKFVIIK, encoded by the coding sequence ATGATGGGTACATACTCCAATAGAAGCCATATCACACCAGAAACTAGCACAGGGGCATCTGTTCCACATTTTTCCTGGTTTTATTCTAGAAGTTTTTACTCTGCACCAAAAACCAGCTCAATTCATTCTCAAGGAACTCAAATTGATTCACAACCAGGTCTACCTGTTGCTCCTATTTGTTCTGTTGCTCCTACAACTGAACCAGCAAAGAATAATAACTCAGGAACTAAACCTGCAAAGGCTAGGAAACAGAAGCCTTCTTTAAAGGGTTCTAACCAAATTTCATCCAAAACTTTGAAGCCAAAACAACCCAAAAAGACTTCTTCTAAAAAGAACGGACATAGCATGCCTGAAGCAATACGTGAAAAAAGGAATCTCAATGTTGATATCGATAGAATGAACTATGATTTATCTGGGGTGCCATCTCCATTTTGCTCCTGCACAGGCATGCCTCGAGTTTGCTACAAATGGGGTGCTGGTGGATGGCAGTCCTCATGTTGCACTATTAGTATATCTGAATATCCTCTCCCCATGAGTTCCACAAGGCCTGGGGCTCGCATGGCTGGGAGGAAAATGAGTAATGGAGCATATGTGAAACTTCTGCTGAAACTGGCAGCTGAAGGTCATGATCTTTCCCATCCAGTTGACTTGAAGGAACATTGGGCTAGACATGGTACTAACAAGTTTGTTATAATCAAGTAG